The proteins below are encoded in one region of Roseovarius bejariae:
- a CDS encoding accessory factor UbiK family protein, giving the protein MQTRNKVLDDISQLMTNAMGVAQGAKDEAETAMKGMIDRWLADRDFVTREEFDAVRAMAQKAREENEALKARIEALEKK; this is encoded by the coding sequence ATGCAAACCCGTAACAAAGTGCTCGACGATATCTCGCAGTTGATGACCAACGCCATGGGCGTGGCTCAGGGCGCCAAGGACGAGGCCGAAACCGCCATGAAAGGCATGATCGACCGCTGGCTGGCCGACCGTGATTTCGTCACCCGCGAAGAATTCGACGCCGTCCGCGCCATGGCCCAGAAGGCCCGCGAGGAAAACGAGGCGCTCAAGGCCCGGATCGAGGCGCTTGAGAAAAAGTAA
- the lgt gene encoding prolipoprotein diacylglyceryl transferase: protein MQAVIPFPDISPEIFSISLFGMEFALRWYALAYIVGIVLGWRLVVLAVRRGHLWRGGEAPLTVRDVEDLLTWVILGVILGGRLGFVLFYQPGYYLQNPVEILKVWQGGMSFHGGLLGVMVACFGFAYARGVRALSLADVLCMAAPVGLLLGRIANFINAELWGRPTEAPWGVIFPTAAAQDCPAVAGPCARHPSQLYEAGLEGLLLGLVVLWLVWRHRALWTPGLVSGVFFIGYGLSRFFVEFFRQADAQFITPENPMGYVLRFGSDWGLSMGQLLSLPMVALGLLLLAIAVLRREA, encoded by the coding sequence ATGCAGGCCGTGATCCCCTTCCCCGATATTTCGCCCGAGATTTTCAGCATCTCTTTGTTTGGCATGGAATTTGCCCTGCGCTGGTATGCGCTTGCCTATATCGTGGGGATCGTTCTGGGCTGGCGTCTGGTGGTGCTGGCGGTGCGGCGCGGGCATCTGTGGCGCGGCGGCGAGGCGCCATTGACCGTGCGCGACGTCGAGGACCTGCTGACATGGGTGATCCTTGGGGTGATTCTTGGTGGGCGGCTGGGCTTCGTCCTGTTTTACCAGCCGGGGTATTATTTGCAGAACCCTGTCGAGATTCTGAAGGTCTGGCAGGGGGGGATGTCGTTCCACGGCGGGCTTCTGGGCGTCATGGTGGCCTGTTTCGGCTTTGCCTATGCGCGGGGTGTGCGGGCGCTGTCGCTGGCCGATGTCCTGTGCATGGCGGCCCCTGTGGGGCTGTTGCTGGGCCGGATTGCCAATTTCATCAACGCCGAGCTTTGGGGGCGCCCGACGGAGGCGCCTTGGGGGGTGATTTTCCCAACGGCGGCGGCGCAGGATTGCCCGGCGGTTGCAGGGCCCTGTGCGCGGCACCCGTCGCAGCTTTACGAGGCGGGGCTTGAGGGGCTTTTGCTGGGCCTAGTCGTCCTTTGGCTGGTCTGGCGGCACCGGGCGTTGTGGACGCCGGGGCTGGTCTCGGGGGTGTTTTTCATCGGCTATGGCCTATCGCGGTTTTTCGTTGAGTTCTTCCGGCAGGCGGACGCACAGTTCATCACACCCGAGAACCCCATGGGCTATGTGCTGCGCTTCGGGAGTGACTGGGGCCTGAGCATGGGGCAGCTTCTCTCACTGCCGATGGTGGCATTGGGGCTGTTGTTGCTGGCGATCGCCGTATTGCGGCGCGAGGCATGA
- a CDS encoding class I SAM-dependent methyltransferase, with product MSALREIIEARIGAEGPMPLSEYMALCLMHPEHGYYATRDPLGAKGDFTTAPEISQMFGELIGLTLAQAWMDQGAPGRFTLAELGPGRGTLMADALRATKAVPGFHAAMSVHLVETSPALRAVQAEALTGMDVTWHESVEDVPDAPLYLIANEFFDALPVRQVERAEGDKWRERCVGLQDGALTLGLSEASPLPALAHRLEDTRPGDVVEFSPPALAVAATLGAKVKSRGGVAVIVDYGDWRSLGDTFQALRDHEPAPPFAHPGAADLTAHVDFEALALAAPCAHSRLTPQGVFLERLGITQRAQALANGLKDEALRHHIAAHRRLTHPQEMGTLFKAMALYPEGAAPPPGFEA from the coding sequence ATGAGCGCGCTGCGCGAGATCATCGAGGCCCGGATCGGAGCCGAGGGGCCGATGCCCTTGTCGGAATACATGGCGCTGTGCCTGATGCATCCCGAGCACGGGTATTACGCGACGCGCGACCCCTTGGGGGCCAAGGGGGATTTCACCACGGCCCCGGAAATCAGCCAGATGTTCGGCGAATTGATCGGCCTGACATTGGCGCAGGCCTGGATGGACCAGGGCGCGCCGGGGCGGTTCACACTGGCCGAGCTTGGGCCGGGGCGCGGGACGTTGATGGCCGATGCCCTGCGGGCGACGAAGGCCGTGCCGGGGTTTCACGCGGCAATGTCCGTGCATCTGGTCGAGACCTCGCCCGCCTTGCGCGCGGTGCAGGCCGAGGCGCTGACGGGCATGGACGTGACATGGCATGAGAGCGTCGAGGACGTGCCCGACGCACCGCTTTACCTGATTGCGAACGAGTTTTTCGATGCCCTGCCCGTCCGCCAGGTGGAACGGGCCGAGGGGGACAAGTGGCGCGAGCGGTGCGTCGGTTTGCAGGACGGCGCGCTGACCCTTGGGCTGAGCGAGGCCAGCCCCCTGCCCGCCTTGGCGCATCGGCTTGAGGACACGCGACCCGGCGACGTTGTGGAGTTTTCCCCCCCGGCGCTGGCCGTGGCGGCCACGCTGGGCGCGAAGGTCAAGTCGCGGGGCGGTGTGGCCGTTATCGTGGACTATGGCGACTGGCGGTCGCTGGGCGATACCTTTCAGGCCCTCAGGGATCACGAACCGGCCCCCCCTTTCGCACATCCCGGCGCGGCGGACCTGACAGCGCACGTGGATTTCGAAGCACTGGCACTGGCCGCGCCTTGTGCGCATTCCCGCCTGACACCGCAGGGGGTGTTTCTGGAACGCCTCGGGATCACGCAGCGCGCGCAAGCGCTGGCCAATGGATTGAAGGACGAGGCCCTGCGCCATCATATTGCCGCACATCGGCGCTTGACCCATCCGCAGGAAATGGGGACGCTCTTCAAAGCCATGGCGCTTTATCCTGAAGGCGCTGCACCACCACCGGGATTCGAGGCATGA
- the pgeF gene encoding peptidoglycan editing factor PgeF, producing MTLEILTSDSLAPLRHGFFTRKGGASSGVFRGLNCGQGSSDQSEIVTINRARVAEAMEVPPETLINVHQVHSAKAVAVDGPMAERPEADAMVTATPGVALAILTADCQPVLFADPENGVVGAAHAGWRGALDGVLDATIDAMEALGAKRGSIRAVIGPSISQRAYEVGPEFLDDFMAEDPENHRFFANGEGDRYLFDLPAYGLHRLRQAGVGEAEWTRHCTYSDPDRFFSYRRATHAGEADYGRLISAIRL from the coding sequence ATGACATTGGAGATCCTGACATCGGACAGCCTTGCACCGCTGCGCCACGGGTTCTTTACCCGCAAGGGCGGGGCGTCGTCAGGTGTGTTCCGGGGGCTCAACTGTGGGCAGGGATCGTCGGACCAGTCGGAGATCGTGACCATCAATCGCGCGAGGGTAGCCGAGGCAATGGAAGTGCCCCCCGAGACCCTGATCAACGTGCATCAGGTGCATTCGGCCAAGGCCGTTGCCGTGGATGGCCCCATGGCAGAGCGGCCCGAGGCCGATGCCATGGTCACTGCGACACCGGGCGTGGCGCTGGCGATCCTGACGGCGGATTGTCAGCCGGTGCTGTTTGCCGACCCCGAAAACGGCGTTGTGGGGGCGGCCCATGCCGGATGGCGCGGCGCGTTGGACGGCGTTCTGGATGCCACGATCGACGCGATGGAGGCCCTAGGCGCAAAGCGCGGATCGATCCGCGCGGTGATCGGCCCCTCGATCAGTCAGCGGGCCTATGAGGTTGGGCCCGAGTTCCTGGACGATTTCATGGCCGAAGACCCCGAAAATCATCGGTTTTTCGCCAATGGAGAGGGTGATCGTTACTTGTTCGATCTGCCGGCTTATGGGCTGCACCGCCTGCGGCAGGCCGGTGTGGGTGAGGCCGAATGGACGCGTCACTGCACCTATTCCGACCCTGATCGGTTTTTCTCGTACCGTCGGGCAACCCATGCCGGTGAAGCCGACTATGGCCGCTTGATTTCTGCCATACGTCTTTGA
- a CDS encoding Hint domain-containing protein codes for MTTPSLAASLSVAARSSTYLRPDAPDAVQAARRRPMVMRKYQISALRPDGEMRQTEQIGPALPLFEAAFSAFARSTLIQTTQGPVAVEDLLPGDQVETVEYGPTELLWVGSMTLVPKSDGPTPPEARMTRIMPEAFGMGKPMSNVMFGPGARVLAPATHLRQQMGNEPILTPVRHLVDGNGVIEIMPPRPVTVYHLCLARHATINAGGLSVESYHPGAGFERKMGEKMLGLFLSFFPHIKAPYEFGGLSHLRLPLVSPGGLEVA; via the coding sequence ATGACCACCCCCTCCTTGGCCGCCAGCCTCTCGGTGGCCGCACGCTCCTCTACATATCTCCGCCCGGATGCACCGGACGCCGTTCAGGCAGCGCGCCGACGACCCATGGTCATGCGCAAATACCAGATTTCGGCATTGCGTCCGGACGGCGAAATGCGCCAAACCGAACAGATCGGCCCGGCCCTGCCCCTGTTTGAAGCGGCCTTTTCGGCCTTTGCCCGCAGCACCCTGATCCAGACGACACAAGGCCCTGTCGCGGTCGAGGATTTGCTTCCCGGCGATCAGGTCGAAACCGTCGAATACGGCCCGACAGAGCTTCTTTGGGTCGGGTCGATGACATTGGTGCCGAAATCCGATGGCCCCACACCCCCCGAAGCCCGCATGACCCGGATCATGCCCGAGGCCTTCGGCATGGGTAAACCGATGTCGAACGTGATGTTCGGCCCCGGTGCGCGGGTTCTTGCCCCGGCGACGCACCTGCGCCAGCAGATGGGCAACGAGCCGATCCTGACCCCGGTACGACATTTGGTCGATGGCAATGGTGTGATTGAAATCATGCCGCCGCGCCCGGTGACGGTGTATCACCTGTGCCTTGCCCGACATGCGACAATCAACGCCGGGGGCCTGTCAGTGGAAAGCTATCACCCCGGTGCAGGATTCGAACGCAAGATGGGCGAGAAGATGTTGGGCCTGTTCCTGTCGTTCTTCCCGCATATCAAGGCCCCGTATGAGTTCGGTGGGCTGTCGCATCTGCGGCTGCCGCTTGTCTCGCCGGGCGGTCTGGAAGTGGCTTAG
- a CDS encoding Lrp/AsnC family transcriptional regulator: protein MPVTRLDPIDRKILAELQADGRMTNVELAKRVGISAPPCLRRVRTLEEQGFIKGYHADVDARELGFEVQVFASVGLQKQAESDLSAFEDLCQGWPLVRECHMLNGEVDFILKCVAPDLSTFQRFLTEELTAAENVASVKTSLVIRGAKDEPGVPFNILEDRLTQSA from the coding sequence ATGCCCGTAACCCGCCTCGACCCCATTGACCGCAAGATTCTGGCCGAGCTACAGGCCGACGGTCGGATGACCAACGTGGAACTGGCCAAGCGCGTCGGCATTTCGGCACCGCCCTGCCTGCGCCGCGTGCGCACGCTTGAGGAGCAGGGCTTCATCAAGGGCTACCATGCCGATGTGGACGCCCGTGAACTGGGCTTCGAGGTTCAGGTGTTCGCCAGTGTCGGCTTGCAAAAACAGGCCGAATCCGACCTCAGCGCCTTCGAAGACCTGTGTCAGGGTTGGCCGTTGGTGCGCGAGTGCCACATGCTCAACGGCGAGGTGGATTTCATCCTCAAATGCGTGGCGCCCGACCTGTCCACCTTCCAGCGCTTCCTCACCGAGGAACTGACTGCCGCCGAAAATGTCGCCAGCGTCAAAACCTCGCTGGTCATTCGCGGCGCCAAGGATGAACCGGGCGTGCCCTTCAATATCCTCGAAGACCGCCTGACCCAGAGCGCCTAA
- the trxB gene encoding thioredoxin-disulfide reductase: protein MGETRHTKTLIIGSGPAGYTAGVYASRAMLEPILVQGIEPGGQLTTTTEVENWPGDTEVQGPDLMVRMEAHAKEMGCEIIGDIITELDVDSRPFVAKGDSGTTYTADSVILATGARAKWLGLDSEEAFKGFGVSACATCDGFFYRGQEIVVVGGGNTAVEEALFLTNFASKVTLIHRRDELRAEKILQDRLLKHPKIEPLWFHELDEVLGDDNPKGVTGVRVKHTKTGETQEIPCKGVFIAIGHAPANELVKGKVEMHHGEYVKVEAGSTRTSIPGLFAAGDLTDHIYRQAVTSAGMGCMAALDAEKFIAELEG from the coding sequence ATGGGCGAAACCCGTCATACCAAAACCCTGATCATCGGCTCGGGCCCGGCGGGCTATACCGCCGGGGTCTATGCCAGCCGCGCCATGCTGGAGCCGATCCTTGTGCAGGGGATCGAACCGGGCGGGCAGTTGACCACGACGACCGAGGTCGAGAACTGGCCCGGCGATACCGAGGTGCAGGGGCCGGACCTGATGGTGCGGATGGAGGCCCACGCCAAGGAAATGGGCTGTGAGATCATCGGTGACATCATCACCGAACTGGACGTGGACAGCCGCCCATTCGTCGCCAAGGGCGACAGCGGCACGACCTATACCGCCGATAGCGTGATCCTTGCCACCGGCGCGCGGGCCAAGTGGCTGGGTCTGGACAGCGAGGAGGCCTTCAAGGGCTTTGGCGTGTCGGCCTGTGCCACCTGTGACGGGTTCTTTTACCGCGGGCAGGAGATCGTCGTGGTGGGCGGCGGCAACACCGCCGTCGAGGAAGCGCTGTTCCTGACGAATTTCGCCTCGAAGGTGACGTTGATCCACCGCCGGGACGAGTTGCGCGCCGAGAAAATCCTGCAGGATCGGTTGCTGAAGCACCCCAAGATCGAGCCGCTTTGGTTCCATGAACTCGACGAGGTTCTGGGCGATGACAACCCCAAGGGCGTGACTGGTGTGCGGGTCAAGCATACGAAAACCGGCGAGACACAGGAGATTCCCTGCAAGGGTGTTTTCATCGCCATCGGCCATGCGCCCGCCAACGAGTTGGTCAAGGGCAAGGTCGAGATGCACCACGGCGAATATGTCAAGGTCGAGGCCGGCTCTACCCGCACCTCCATCCCCGGGCTTTTCGCGGCGGGTGACCTGACCGACCATATCTATCGTCAGGCGGTGACCAGCGCCGGTATGGGCTGCATGGCGGCGCTGGATGCAGAGAAATTCATCGCCGAACTGGAAGGCTGA
- a CDS encoding DUF6647 family protein, with the protein MRFLSRARHRLARPSILCLLLLAAPVRAGELLAWREAPDMPALVTHLEDWLDAASDLPRRAAAPAVRLTSRAHVARIAPMRAASDASHTRGLYDPDSETIWLVRPWSAKSPFDVSVLLHELAHHRQAGQGHWYCPGAQELPAYRLQQAWLNELGLEPDVNWIAVILEAGCTARDIHPD; encoded by the coding sequence ATGCGCTTCCTGTCCCGTGCCCGCCATCGGCTGGCTCGTCCCAGTATTCTTTGCCTTCTTCTTCTGGCCGCGCCGGTCAGGGCCGGTGAGCTTCTGGCGTGGCGCGAGGCGCCTGACATGCCGGCGCTTGTGACGCATCTTGAGGATTGGCTCGATGCCGCTTCGGACCTGCCCCGGCGTGCGGCGGCGCCCGCCGTGCGCCTGACATCCCGGGCCCATGTCGCACGCATCGCCCCGATGCGCGCCGCAAGTGATGCCTCACATACGCGTGGGCTTTACGATCCCGATTCCGAAACCATCTGGCTGGTCCGGCCCTGGAGTGCCAAGTCCCCCTTCGACGTAAGCGTCCTGCTGCACGAATTGGCGCACCACCGGCAGGCGGGGCAGGGGCATTGGTACTGCCCCGGCGCTCAGGAGCTGCCTGCCTACCGTCTGCAACAGGCCTGGCTCAATGAACTTGGCCTTGAGCCCGATGTGAACTGGATCGCCGTCATACTCGAAGCTGGCTGCACGGCGCGCGACATCCACCCCGACTAA
- a CDS encoding LysR substrate-binding domain-containing protein has product MGRQLPPFAAVKAFEAAARHKSFKKAAEELCLSPSAISHQIRALEEYLDTALFERDGNQLNLTLTGKGYAGKLAGLLDFLDDSTRAIREAGKRPLRVLCTPGFAARWLVPRLPGLSFGDRVHLRVSTGAPSLDFASNDSDVVIQWAAEQVPGVCSAPLMQSSRYPVISPALKEAEGIEHPEDLLRMTLMYDETDDAWAQWFAAAGLTSGAMPPGPVFPNCELATTAAEQGNGISLAYDSMVRDTVASGRLVRLFDTITMPSVIYSVAHAEGREGDAMIRQFREWIFGEVERSHSSVQTTSAAE; this is encoded by the coding sequence ATGGGTCGACAACTTCCCCCCTTTGCGGCGGTCAAGGCCTTCGAGGCTGCTGCGCGTCACAAGAGCTTCAAGAAGGCAGCGGAGGAGTTATGCCTGTCGCCCTCGGCGATCAGCCATCAAATCCGCGCCTTGGAAGAGTATCTGGATACCGCGCTTTTCGAACGGGACGGCAATCAGTTGAACCTGACTTTGACGGGTAAGGGATATGCCGGGAAACTCGCCGGTCTTCTGGATTTTCTGGATGACAGCACGCGCGCGATACGCGAGGCGGGGAAAAGGCCCCTGCGCGTCTTGTGCACACCGGGCTTTGCCGCGCGGTGGCTGGTGCCGCGCCTGCCCGGGTTGTCGTTTGGCGACCGGGTGCACTTGCGGGTATCGACCGGGGCGCCGTCGCTTGATTTCGCCAGCAACGACAGCGACGTGGTGATCCAATGGGCTGCGGAGCAGGTGCCGGGGGTGTGCTCGGCCCCCCTGATGCAATCCAGCCGCTATCCCGTTATCTCGCCCGCCTTGAAAGAGGCCGAAGGGATCGAACACCCCGAAGACCTGTTGCGCATGACATTGATGTATGACGAAACCGACGATGCATGGGCGCAATGGTTCGCGGCGGCGGGCCTGACATCCGGGGCGATGCCGCCCGGCCCGGTGTTTCCCAATTGCGAACTGGCCACCACGGCGGCGGAACAGGGCAATGGTATCTCGCTGGCCTATGACAGCATGGTGCGCGACACGGTGGCAAGCGGGCGTCTGGTACGCCTGTTCGACACCATCACCATGCCATCGGTGATTTACTCGGTGGCCCATGCCGAAGGCCGCGAGGGGGATGCGATGATCCGGCAGTTCCGCGAGTGGATATTCGGCGAGGTCGAGCGATCGCACTCATCCGTGCAAACGACATCCGCCGCGGAATAG
- a CDS encoding cytochrome-c peroxidase yields the protein MPHNWKVALGTASCLALGAAAQASELRDDALAMFAAVPSTVPAMTDNPITPEKIDLGKALFFDPRMSASGVFSCNSCHNLATGGDDNMPTSIGHGWQKGPRNSPTVLNAVFNEAQFWDGRAEDLKAQAKGPVQAGVEMANTPANVIATLNSMPQYQDWFKASFPGEEDPVTFDNFAKAIEAYEATLITPAPFDAYLNGDDAALTDVEKEGLALFMDKGCASCHNGVNLGGTGYFPFGLIEKPGADVLPPDDRGRFQVTETADDSYVFRAAPLRNIDQTAPYFHSGKVWDLEVAVAIMGTSQLGTELTEPEVDKIVAFLGSLTGEMPEVVYPVLPAETLETPRPTGEVVPN from the coding sequence ATGCCACATAACTGGAAAGTTGCCCTCGGTACTGCCTCTTGTCTCGCACTCGGTGCCGCGGCGCAGGCGTCGGAACTGCGCGATGATGCGCTTGCGATGTTCGCGGCGGTTCCTTCGACCGTGCCGGCGATGACCGACAACCCCATTACCCCCGAAAAGATCGACCTCGGCAAGGCGCTTTTCTTCGACCCGCGCATGTCGGCGTCGGGGGTGTTCTCGTGTAACTCCTGCCACAACCTCGCCACCGGCGGGGATGACAACATGCCCACCTCCATCGGCCACGGCTGGCAGAAGGGGCCGCGCAATTCGCCCACCGTGCTCAACGCCGTGTTCAACGAGGCCCAGTTCTGGGATGGCCGTGCCGAAGATCTCAAGGCGCAGGCCAAAGGGCCGGTTCAGGCGGGTGTCGAGATGGCCAATACACCGGCCAATGTGATCGCCACGTTGAACTCCATGCCGCAGTATCAGGACTGGTTCAAAGCGTCCTTCCCGGGTGAGGAAGACCCGGTCACCTTCGATAATTTCGCCAAGGCGATCGAGGCCTACGAAGCGACCCTGATCACTCCCGCACCCTTCGATGCCTATCTGAACGGCGACGATGCCGCCCTGACGGACGTGGAAAAAGAGGGTCTCGCGCTCTTCATGGACAAGGGCTGTGCCTCCTGCCACAACGGCGTGAACCTCGGCGGGACGGGGTATTTCCCCTTCGGTCTCATCGAAAAACCCGGTGCCGACGTGCTGCCGCCCGATGATCGTGGCCGCTTCCAGGTGACCGAGACTGCCGACGATTCCTACGTGTTCCGCGCCGCACCGCTGCGCAACATCGATCAGACCGCACCCTATTTCCACTCCGGCAAGGTCTGGGATCTTGAGGTCGCGGTTGCCATCATGGGCACCTCGCAACTTGGGACCGAACTCACGGAGCCCGAAGTCGACAAGATCGTCGCCTTCCTCGGGTCGCTCACCGGCGAAATGCCCGAGGTGGTCTATCCGGTCCTGCCCGCCGAAACGCTGGAGACCCCGCGTCCCACCGGCGAAGTGGTGCCGAACTGA
- a CDS encoding bifunctional sulfate adenylyltransferase/adenylylsulfate kinase: MSQPNLAPIPELYVSHESAQKLKGEAADLISWDLSPRQICDLELLMNGGFNPLKGFLSEEDYNGVVENMRLADGTLWPMPITLDVSESFAEGIKTGQDIALRDQEGVILATMTVTDRWTPDKSREAEKVFGADDEAHPAVNYLHNSAGAVYLGGPITGIQQPVHYDFRARRDTPNELRAYFRKLGWRKVVAFQTRNPLHRAHQELTFRAAKEAEANLLIHPVVGMTKPGDVDHFTRVRCYEAVLDKYPGSTTTMSLLNLAMRMAGPREAVWHGLIRKNHGCTHFIVGRDHAGPGKNSQGEDFYGPYDAQELFRKHQDEIGIEMVDFKHMVYVQERAQYEAIDEIEDKDDVTILNISGTELRRRLREGLEVPEWFSFPEVVSELRHRYPPRSQQGFTVFFTGFSGSGKSTIANALLTKLMEMGGRPVTLLDGDIVRKNLSSELGFSKEHRDLNIRRIGYVASEITKNGGIALCAPIAPYAATRRAVREEIEQYGAFIEVHVATSIEECERRDRKGLYKLAREGKIKEFTGISDPYDVPADPELRVETEGTEVDNCAHQVILKLEQMGLIAG; encoded by the coding sequence ATGTCTCAGCCGAACCTGGCCCCGATCCCCGAATTGTATGTTTCCCACGAGTCCGCCCAGAAGCTGAAGGGCGAGGCTGCCGACCTGATCAGTTGGGACCTGAGCCCACGCCAGATCTGCGATCTGGAATTGTTGATGAACGGCGGGTTCAACCCGCTGAAAGGATTCCTCTCGGAAGAGGATTACAATGGCGTTGTCGAGAACATGCGCCTTGCCGACGGCACGCTTTGGCCGATGCCCATCACGCTGGATGTCTCGGAAAGTTTTGCCGAAGGCATCAAAACGGGACAGGATATTGCCCTGCGCGACCAAGAGGGCGTGATCCTTGCCACGATGACGGTGACAGATCGCTGGACACCGGACAAATCGCGCGAGGCCGAAAAGGTGTTTGGCGCCGATGACGAGGCACACCCGGCTGTGAACTACCTGCATAACTCCGCTGGCGCGGTTTACCTCGGCGGGCCGATCACCGGCATTCAACAGCCGGTGCATTACGATTTCCGCGCCCGTCGCGACACGCCCAACGAGTTGCGCGCCTATTTCCGCAAGCTGGGCTGGCGCAAGGTTGTGGCGTTCCAGACGCGCAACCCGCTTCACCGTGCGCACCAGGAGCTGACGTTCCGCGCCGCGAAAGAGGCCGAGGCCAACCTGCTGATCCACCCCGTCGTGGGCATGACCAAGCCGGGTGATGTGGACCACTTCACGCGCGTGCGCTGCTACGAGGCGGTGCTGGACAAATACCCCGGTTCGACGACCACGATGAGCTTGTTGAACCTAGCCATGCGCATGGCCGGCCCGCGCGAGGCGGTTTGGCACGGGTTGATCCGTAAGAACCACGGCTGCACGCATTTCATCGTGGGGCGTGACCATGCCGGCCCCGGCAAGAACAGCCAAGGCGAGGATTTCTACGGGCCTTATGATGCACAGGAATTGTTCCGCAAGCATCAGGACGAGATCGGCATCGAAATGGTCGACTTCAAACACATGGTCTATGTGCAGGAGCGCGCCCAGTACGAAGCCATCGACGAGATCGAAGACAAGGACGACGTCACGATCCTGAATATCTCGGGGACCGAATTGCGCCGCCGCTTGCGCGAAGGGTTGGAAGTGCCCGAGTGGTTCTCATTCCCCGAAGTCGTTTCGGAGTTGCGCCACCGCTATCCGCCGCGCAGCCAACAAGGCTTTACCGTGTTCTTCACGGGCTTTTCCGGCTCGGGCAAATCGACCATCGCCAACGCACTTTTGACCAAGCTCATGGAAATGGGGGGCCGTCCGGTGACGCTTCTGGATGGCGATATCGTGCGCAAGAACCTCAGTTCTGAACTGGGCTTCTCGAAAGAGCATCGTGACCTGAACATTCGCCGCATCGGTTATGTCGCGTCGGAGATCACCAAGAACGGCGGGATCGCGCTTTGTGCGCCGATCGCGCCCTATGCCGCGACCCGCCGGGCCGTGCGCGAGGAGATCGAACAATACGGCGCCTTCATCGAAGTGCATGTCGCCACCTCGATCGAGGAATGCGAGCGGCGTGACCGCAAGGGCCTGTACAAGCTGGCGCGGGAAGGCAAGATCAAGGAATTCACTGGGATTTCAGACCCTTACGACGTGCCTGCCGATCCCGAACTGCGGGTCGAGACCGAAGGCACCGAGGTGGACAACTGCGCGCATCAGGTGATCCTGAAGCTGGAACAGATGGGCCTGATCGCGGGCTGA
- a CDS encoding glycosyltransferase family 10 domain-containing protein, translating to MPNATFFPFGSTWVPNWPDLDTTKTKMCSLIASAKRELEGHALRHEIVEWAKAEGVTLDVMGGGYQRFKAKSDGLAPYRYSVVIENVRERDYFTEKLIDALLCKTVPIYWGCPNIAEYFDTSGMIICESAADIQQALRSMSEADYNARLPALEAIRETAAGYGDIHGRAARAVLEAAGHRP from the coding sequence TTGCCCAACGCAACGTTCTTTCCCTTCGGTAGTACCTGGGTGCCAAACTGGCCCGATCTGGATACCACCAAGACGAAGATGTGCTCGCTCATAGCGTCCGCCAAACGCGAGCTTGAAGGCCACGCCTTGCGTCATGAGATCGTGGAGTGGGCCAAGGCAGAAGGGGTCACCCTCGACGTCATGGGGGGAGGGTATCAGCGGTTCAAGGCCAAATCCGACGGGCTGGCGCCATATCGCTATTCCGTGGTGATCGAAAACGTCCGCGAGCGGGATTATTTCACGGAGAAATTGATTGATGCCCTTCTGTGCAAGACCGTGCCGATCTACTGGGGCTGTCCGAATATCGCAGAGTACTTCGATACGTCGGGAATGATAATTTGCGAAAGCGCTGCGGATATTCAGCAAGCGCTTCGATCCATGTCAGAAGCGGATTATAACGCGCGTTTGCCAGCCTTGGAGGCGATCCGCGAAACGGCTGCCGGTTATGGCGATATTCATGGGCGCGCCGCTCGGGCAGTCCTTGAGGCCGCAGGCCACAGGCCATAA
- a CDS encoding DUF1150 family protein, giving the protein MQTPYDFGAETGRPIVYVRAVKVADLPEDVREQAMGNETLYAVHSAEGERLALVRDRRLAFVLARQNDMEPVTVH; this is encoded by the coding sequence ATGCAGACACCATATGATTTCGGCGCCGAAACGGGCCGTCCCATCGTCTATGTGCGCGCGGTCAAGGTGGCCGATCTGCCCGAGGACGTTCGTGAACAGGCCATGGGTAATGAAACGCTTTACGCGGTGCACAGTGCCGAGGGCGAGCGCCTTGCCTTGGTGCGTGATCGTCGGCTGGCCTTTGTTCTGGCCCGCCAGAACGATATGGAGCCGGTGACGGTTCACTAA